One genomic window of Ziziphus jujuba cultivar Dongzao chromosome 4, ASM3175591v1 includes the following:
- the LOC125421949 gene encoding protein argonaute 2-like isoform X3 — MERGRSGYGRGRGGRGGGRSGGYAGGDGRGGGGRGRGFGHQQQQHHYQHQQQRREYSQQWASGSSGGVHQQYGHNQHQHQHQNQQQQSGSWRWRTADPMTQVETVRSPIGSSAAGGGGGHGRGRSGEPATAPAPVVQYQTPSSSADKLIPVKEPDSCKIVPVKRPDKGGRNAIRTARLLVNHFPVNYSPESIIRHYDVDIKPEVPPENGQPVKINKDDLSMIRNQLSSDYSLEIPLSMTAYDGKKNIFSAVELPTESSFKVEVSKSEGTMARSYIITLKLVNELRLSKLSDYLSGSIASIPRDILQGMDLVMKENPTRNMISVGRNFYPTEHDTRDDLGRGIAAFRGFQHSLKPTCQGLALCLDYSVLAFRKRMPVIDFLNEHIRGFDINDFLKFRREVEKVLRGLKVYVTHRRIKQKYTISGLTKDITRDCEFDVQDPDGRKPPEIIRLVDYFRDRYNKDIEYKGIPCLDLGKKRYVPMELCELAEGQRYQKEHLDRNAAIMLKNISLPSPRDRANMICNMVRSEIGPCGSDTTRNFGFEVNMNMTSVTGRIIKPPELKLGSRNGEMTITVDNEKCQWNLVGKSVVEGKPIRRWAILDFSSNSDPRSKLYPAQFVPKFINRCKSLGIEMEEPLFYKPTSMNNFSNLNSLRKLLESTYEQACKMKNGDLQVLLCVMSEEHRGYNYLKWISETKIGIMTQCCLSSPANKANDQYLANLGIKINAKLGGSNVELSESLPLLEGAGHTMFLGADVNHPGSRTPTIPSIAAVVGSMKWPAANRYAARIGPQDNRCEKILHFGDMCWELVETYEQQNKVKPEKIIVFRDGVSEGQFDMVLNEELQDLKRVFRTRGGYCPSITLIVAQKRHQTRLFPRSRQDGSSTGNVSPGTVVDTTIVDPFGYDFYLCSHHGGLGTSKPTHYRVLWDDHKFTSDQLQKLIYDRCFTMARCTKPVSLVPPVYYADLAAYRGRLYHEAAMMEGQSPTAAASMGVFKLHPRLENEMFFI; from the exons ATGGAGAGAGGAAGGAGTGGCTATGGCAGAGGGAGAGGAGGAAGAGGCGGAGGAAGAAGTGGAGGATATGCCGGTGGCGATGGCCGAGGTGGCGGTGGTAGAGGAAGAGGTTTCGGtcatcaacaacaacagcaTCATTATCAGCATCAGCAACAACGTCGTGAATACAGCCAGCAATGGGCGAGTGGTTCCAGTGGCGGCGTTCACCAACAATATGGGCATAATCAGCATCAGCATCAGCATCAGAACCAGCAGCAACAGAGCGGTTCTTGGAGGTGGCGAACTGCAGATCCGATGACCCAGGTTGAGACTGTACGCTCTCCTATCGGTTCGAGCGCGGCTGGTGGGGGAGGTGGCCATGGTAGAGGAAGAAGTGGCGAACCTGCAACTGCCCCTGCTCCGGTGGTTCAGTACCAGACACCTTCTTCTTCCGCTG ACAAACTTATTCCAGTAAAAGAACCAGATTCATGCAAAATTGTACCAGTGAAACGCCCTGACAAGGGTGGCAGGAATGCCATACGAACTGCAAGGCTTCTTGTTAATCATTTTCCTGTCAATTACAGTCCAGAGAGTATTATAAGGCACTATGATGTTGATATCAAACCAGAGGTGCCTCCTGAGAATGGCCAGCCTGTGAAGATAAATAAGGATGATCTTTCTATGATCAGGAACCAATTATCCTCTGACTATTCTTTGGAGATTCCTTTGTCAATGACTGCTTATGATGGTAAGAAGAATATATTCAGTGCAGTGGAATTGCCAACTGAATCATCGTTCAAAGTGGAGGTTTCTAAAAGTGAAGGTACAATGGCACGTTCTTACATAATTACCTTAAAGCTTGTAAATGAGCTCAGGCTGTCCAAGTTGTCCGATTACTTAAGTGGATCCATCGCGTCGATCCCTCGTGACATACTGCAAGGGATGGATTTGGTAATGAAGGAGAATCCGACTAGGAATATGATTTCAGTTGGGAGGAATTTTTATCCCACTGAACATGATACTCGAGATGACCTTGGACGTGGAATTGCTGCATTTCGAGGCTTCCAGCATAGCCTAAAGCCCACCTGCCAAGGTTTGGCCTTGTGTCTGGACTACTCGGTTCTGGCATTTCGTAAGCGTATGCCAGTTATAGATTTTCTCAATGAGCATATAAGAGGTTTTGATATAAACGATTTTTTGAAGTTTAGGAGAGAAGTTGAAAAAGTGTTGAGGGGTCTTAAAGTTTATGTGACTCATCGTAGAATCAAACAAAAGTATACCATAAGTGGTTTGACCAAAGACATCACAAGAGATTGTGAATTTGATGTTCAAGACCCAGATGGTAGGAAGCCACCAGAGATAATTCGACTTGTTGATTATTTCAGGGATAGATATAACAAGGATATTGAATACAAAGGCATTCCCTGCTTGGATTTAGGAAAAAAGCGTTATGTACCAATGGAGTTGTGTGAACTTGCTGAGGGTCAAAGGTATCAGAAGGAGCATTTGGATCGAAATGCAGCCATCATGTTGAAAAACATTTCATTGCCTTCGCCAAGGGATAGAGCGAACATGATCTGCAACATGGTACGGTCGGAAATTGGACCTTGCGG TAGTGATACCACTCgaaattttggttttgaagTCAACATGAATATGACATCAGTAACAGGGCGCATAATTAAGCCGCCTGAATTGAAGCTAGGTTCTCGTAATGGCGAGATGACAATAACAGTTGACAATGAGAAATGTCAGTGGAACCTCGTCGGAAAGTCAGTAGTGGAAGGAAAACCGATTCGGAGGTGGGCTATACTAGACTTTAGCAGCAATTCTGATCCACGATCCAAACTATACCCTGCTCAATTTGTTCCAAAATTTATCAATCGCTGCAAAAGCTTGGGTATTGAAATGGAGGAGCCTCTCTTTTATAAACCCACCTCAATGAATAATTTCTCTAATCTTAATTCGCTTCGTAAGCTTCTTGAAAGCACCTATGAACAGGCTTGTAAGATGAAAAATGGTGATTTACAAGTTCTTCTTTGTGTAATGTCTGAAGAACATCGCGGTTACAATTATCTCAAGTGGATCTCTGAAACCAAGATTGGTATTATGACACAATGTTGTTTGTCTAGCCCTGCAAACAAGGCAAATGATCAGTATTTAGCCAATCTGGGTATCAAGATCAATGCCAAGCTTGGAGGTAGCAATGTGGAGTTAAGTGAGAGTCTTCCCCTCCTCGAGGGTGCTGGCCATACCATGTTTCTGGGCGCTGATGTCAATCATCCTGGTTCTCGGACCCCAACTATCCCATCAATAGCAGCTGTTGTTGGCTCTATGAAATGGCCTGCTGCAAATCGTTATGCTGCAAGAATTGGACCCCAAGACAACAGATGTGAGAAGATTCTGCATTTTGGGGATATGTGTTGGGAGCTTGTTGAAACTTATGAGCAACAAAATAAAGTCAAGCCAGAAAAGATTATTGTCTTTCGAGATGGAGTTAGTGAGGGCCAATTTGATATGGTTCTCAATGAAGAGTTGCAGGACCTGAAGAGGGTATTTCGAACTAGAGGCGGCTACTGTCCTAGCATAACACTTATTGTTGCTCAGAAGCGACATCAAACTCGATTGTTTCCAAGAAGTAGACAGGATGGAAGTTCCACCGGCAACGTGTCCCCAGGAACAGTTGTGGACACAACAATTGTGGACCCATTTGGGTATGACTTCTATCTTTGCAGTCACCATGGGGGCCTTGGTACAAGCAAGCCTACTCACTACCGCGTACTCTGGGATGATCACAAGTTTACTTCTGATCAGCTGCAAAAACTCATCTATGATAGGTGCTTCACTATGGCTCGTTGCACGAAACCTGTGTCTTTGGTCCCACCGGTATACTATGCTGATCTTGCTGCTTATAGAGGGCGACTCTATCATGAAGCGGCGATGATGGAAGGACAGTCTCCAACAGCAGCAGCTTCAATGGGCGTCTTCAAATTGCATCCTCGCCTGGAAAATGAAATGTTTTTCATTTGA
- the LOC125421949 gene encoding protein argonaute 2-like isoform X2, translating to MERGRSGYGRGRGGRGGGRSGGYAGGDGRGGGGRGRGFGHQQQQHHYQHQQQRREYSQQWASGSSGGVHQQYGHNQHQHQHQNQQQQSGSWRWRTADPMTQVETVRSPIGSSAAGGGGGHGRGRSGEPATAPAPVVQYQTPSSSAGNSDKLIPVKEPDSCKIVPVKRPDKGGRNAIRTARLLVNHFPVNYSPESIIRHYDVDIKPEVPPENGQPVKINKDDLSMIRNQLSSDYSLEIPLSMTAYDGKKNIFSAVELPTESSFKVEVSKSEGTMARSYIITLKLVNELRLSKLSDYLSGSIASIPRDILQGMDLVMKENPTRNMISVGRNFYPTEHDTRDDLGRGIAAFRGFQHSLKPTCQGLALCLDYSVLAFRKRMPVIDFLNEHIRGFDINDFLKFRREVEKVLRGLKVYVTHRRIKQKYTISGLTKDITRDCEFDVQDPDGRKPPEIIRLVDYFRDRYNKDIEYKGIPCLDLGKKRYVPMELCELAEGQRYQKEHLDRNAAIMLKNISLPSPRDRANMICNMVRSEIGPCGDTTRNFGFEVNMNMTSVTGRIIKPPELKLGSRNGEMTITVDNEKCQWNLVGKSVVEGKPIRRWAILDFSSNSDPRSKLYPAQFVPKFINRCKSLGIEMEEPLFYKPTSMNNFSNLNSLRKLLESTYEQACKMKNGDLQVLLCVMSEEHRGYNYLKWISETKIGIMTQCCLSSPANKANDQYLANLGIKINAKLGGSNVELSESLPLLEGAGHTMFLGADVNHPGSRTPTIPSIAAVVGSMKWPAANRYAARIGPQDNRCEKILHFGDMCWELVETYEQQNKVKPEKIIVFRDGVSEGQFDMVLNEELQDLKRVFRTRGGYCPSITLIVAQKRHQTRLFPRSRQDGSSTGNVSPGTVVDTTIVDPFGYDFYLCSHHGGLGTSKPTHYRVLWDDHKFTSDQLQKLIYDRCFTMARCTKPVSLVPPVYYADLAAYRGRLYHEAAMMEGQSPTAAASMGVFKLHPRLENEMFFI from the exons ATGGAGAGAGGAAGGAGTGGCTATGGCAGAGGGAGAGGAGGAAGAGGCGGAGGAAGAAGTGGAGGATATGCCGGTGGCGATGGCCGAGGTGGCGGTGGTAGAGGAAGAGGTTTCGGtcatcaacaacaacagcaTCATTATCAGCATCAGCAACAACGTCGTGAATACAGCCAGCAATGGGCGAGTGGTTCCAGTGGCGGCGTTCACCAACAATATGGGCATAATCAGCATCAGCATCAGCATCAGAACCAGCAGCAACAGAGCGGTTCTTGGAGGTGGCGAACTGCAGATCCGATGACCCAGGTTGAGACTGTACGCTCTCCTATCGGTTCGAGCGCGGCTGGTGGGGGAGGTGGCCATGGTAGAGGAAGAAGTGGCGAACCTGCAACTGCCCCTGCTCCGGTGGTTCAGTACCAGACACCTTCTTCTTCCGCTG GAAATTCAGACAAACTTATTCCAGTAAAAGAACCAGATTCATGCAAAATTGTACCAGTGAAACGCCCTGACAAGGGTGGCAGGAATGCCATACGAACTGCAAGGCTTCTTGTTAATCATTTTCCTGTCAATTACAGTCCAGAGAGTATTATAAGGCACTATGATGTTGATATCAAACCAGAGGTGCCTCCTGAGAATGGCCAGCCTGTGAAGATAAATAAGGATGATCTTTCTATGATCAGGAACCAATTATCCTCTGACTATTCTTTGGAGATTCCTTTGTCAATGACTGCTTATGATGGTAAGAAGAATATATTCAGTGCAGTGGAATTGCCAACTGAATCATCGTTCAAAGTGGAGGTTTCTAAAAGTGAAGGTACAATGGCACGTTCTTACATAATTACCTTAAAGCTTGTAAATGAGCTCAGGCTGTCCAAGTTGTCCGATTACTTAAGTGGATCCATCGCGTCGATCCCTCGTGACATACTGCAAGGGATGGATTTGGTAATGAAGGAGAATCCGACTAGGAATATGATTTCAGTTGGGAGGAATTTTTATCCCACTGAACATGATACTCGAGATGACCTTGGACGTGGAATTGCTGCATTTCGAGGCTTCCAGCATAGCCTAAAGCCCACCTGCCAAGGTTTGGCCTTGTGTCTGGACTACTCGGTTCTGGCATTTCGTAAGCGTATGCCAGTTATAGATTTTCTCAATGAGCATATAAGAGGTTTTGATATAAACGATTTTTTGAAGTTTAGGAGAGAAGTTGAAAAAGTGTTGAGGGGTCTTAAAGTTTATGTGACTCATCGTAGAATCAAACAAAAGTATACCATAAGTGGTTTGACCAAAGACATCACAAGAGATTGTGAATTTGATGTTCAAGACCCAGATGGTAGGAAGCCACCAGAGATAATTCGACTTGTTGATTATTTCAGGGATAGATATAACAAGGATATTGAATACAAAGGCATTCCCTGCTTGGATTTAGGAAAAAAGCGTTATGTACCAATGGAGTTGTGTGAACTTGCTGAGGGTCAAAGGTATCAGAAGGAGCATTTGGATCGAAATGCAGCCATCATGTTGAAAAACATTTCATTGCCTTCGCCAAGGGATAGAGCGAACATGATCTGCAACATGGTACGGTCGGAAATTGGACCTTGCGG TGATACCACTCgaaattttggttttgaagTCAACATGAATATGACATCAGTAACAGGGCGCATAATTAAGCCGCCTGAATTGAAGCTAGGTTCTCGTAATGGCGAGATGACAATAACAGTTGACAATGAGAAATGTCAGTGGAACCTCGTCGGAAAGTCAGTAGTGGAAGGAAAACCGATTCGGAGGTGGGCTATACTAGACTTTAGCAGCAATTCTGATCCACGATCCAAACTATACCCTGCTCAATTTGTTCCAAAATTTATCAATCGCTGCAAAAGCTTGGGTATTGAAATGGAGGAGCCTCTCTTTTATAAACCCACCTCAATGAATAATTTCTCTAATCTTAATTCGCTTCGTAAGCTTCTTGAAAGCACCTATGAACAGGCTTGTAAGATGAAAAATGGTGATTTACAAGTTCTTCTTTGTGTAATGTCTGAAGAACATCGCGGTTACAATTATCTCAAGTGGATCTCTGAAACCAAGATTGGTATTATGACACAATGTTGTTTGTCTAGCCCTGCAAACAAGGCAAATGATCAGTATTTAGCCAATCTGGGTATCAAGATCAATGCCAAGCTTGGAGGTAGCAATGTGGAGTTAAGTGAGAGTCTTCCCCTCCTCGAGGGTGCTGGCCATACCATGTTTCTGGGCGCTGATGTCAATCATCCTGGTTCTCGGACCCCAACTATCCCATCAATAGCAGCTGTTGTTGGCTCTATGAAATGGCCTGCTGCAAATCGTTATGCTGCAAGAATTGGACCCCAAGACAACAGATGTGAGAAGATTCTGCATTTTGGGGATATGTGTTGGGAGCTTGTTGAAACTTATGAGCAACAAAATAAAGTCAAGCCAGAAAAGATTATTGTCTTTCGAGATGGAGTTAGTGAGGGCCAATTTGATATGGTTCTCAATGAAGAGTTGCAGGACCTGAAGAGGGTATTTCGAACTAGAGGCGGCTACTGTCCTAGCATAACACTTATTGTTGCTCAGAAGCGACATCAAACTCGATTGTTTCCAAGAAGTAGACAGGATGGAAGTTCCACCGGCAACGTGTCCCCAGGAACAGTTGTGGACACAACAATTGTGGACCCATTTGGGTATGACTTCTATCTTTGCAGTCACCATGGGGGCCTTGGTACAAGCAAGCCTACTCACTACCGCGTACTCTGGGATGATCACAAGTTTACTTCTGATCAGCTGCAAAAACTCATCTATGATAGGTGCTTCACTATGGCTCGTTGCACGAAACCTGTGTCTTTGGTCCCACCGGTATACTATGCTGATCTTGCTGCTTATAGAGGGCGACTCTATCATGAAGCGGCGATGATGGAAGGACAGTCTCCAACAGCAGCAGCTTCAATGGGCGTCTTCAAATTGCATCCTCGCCTGGAAAATGAAATGTTTTTCATTTGA
- the LOC125421949 gene encoding protein argonaute 2-like isoform X1 — protein sequence MERGRSGYGRGRGGRGGGRSGGYAGGDGRGGGGRGRGFGHQQQQHHYQHQQQRREYSQQWASGSSGGVHQQYGHNQHQHQHQNQQQQSGSWRWRTADPMTQVETVRSPIGSSAAGGGGGHGRGRSGEPATAPAPVVQYQTPSSSAGNSDKLIPVKEPDSCKIVPVKRPDKGGRNAIRTARLLVNHFPVNYSPESIIRHYDVDIKPEVPPENGQPVKINKDDLSMIRNQLSSDYSLEIPLSMTAYDGKKNIFSAVELPTESSFKVEVSKSEGTMARSYIITLKLVNELRLSKLSDYLSGSIASIPRDILQGMDLVMKENPTRNMISVGRNFYPTEHDTRDDLGRGIAAFRGFQHSLKPTCQGLALCLDYSVLAFRKRMPVIDFLNEHIRGFDINDFLKFRREVEKVLRGLKVYVTHRRIKQKYTISGLTKDITRDCEFDVQDPDGRKPPEIIRLVDYFRDRYNKDIEYKGIPCLDLGKKRYVPMELCELAEGQRYQKEHLDRNAAIMLKNISLPSPRDRANMICNMVRSEIGPCGSDTTRNFGFEVNMNMTSVTGRIIKPPELKLGSRNGEMTITVDNEKCQWNLVGKSVVEGKPIRRWAILDFSSNSDPRSKLYPAQFVPKFINRCKSLGIEMEEPLFYKPTSMNNFSNLNSLRKLLESTYEQACKMKNGDLQVLLCVMSEEHRGYNYLKWISETKIGIMTQCCLSSPANKANDQYLANLGIKINAKLGGSNVELSESLPLLEGAGHTMFLGADVNHPGSRTPTIPSIAAVVGSMKWPAANRYAARIGPQDNRCEKILHFGDMCWELVETYEQQNKVKPEKIIVFRDGVSEGQFDMVLNEELQDLKRVFRTRGGYCPSITLIVAQKRHQTRLFPRSRQDGSSTGNVSPGTVVDTTIVDPFGYDFYLCSHHGGLGTSKPTHYRVLWDDHKFTSDQLQKLIYDRCFTMARCTKPVSLVPPVYYADLAAYRGRLYHEAAMMEGQSPTAAASMGVFKLHPRLENEMFFI from the exons ATGGAGAGAGGAAGGAGTGGCTATGGCAGAGGGAGAGGAGGAAGAGGCGGAGGAAGAAGTGGAGGATATGCCGGTGGCGATGGCCGAGGTGGCGGTGGTAGAGGAAGAGGTTTCGGtcatcaacaacaacagcaTCATTATCAGCATCAGCAACAACGTCGTGAATACAGCCAGCAATGGGCGAGTGGTTCCAGTGGCGGCGTTCACCAACAATATGGGCATAATCAGCATCAGCATCAGCATCAGAACCAGCAGCAACAGAGCGGTTCTTGGAGGTGGCGAACTGCAGATCCGATGACCCAGGTTGAGACTGTACGCTCTCCTATCGGTTCGAGCGCGGCTGGTGGGGGAGGTGGCCATGGTAGAGGAAGAAGTGGCGAACCTGCAACTGCCCCTGCTCCGGTGGTTCAGTACCAGACACCTTCTTCTTCCGCTG GAAATTCAGACAAACTTATTCCAGTAAAAGAACCAGATTCATGCAAAATTGTACCAGTGAAACGCCCTGACAAGGGTGGCAGGAATGCCATACGAACTGCAAGGCTTCTTGTTAATCATTTTCCTGTCAATTACAGTCCAGAGAGTATTATAAGGCACTATGATGTTGATATCAAACCAGAGGTGCCTCCTGAGAATGGCCAGCCTGTGAAGATAAATAAGGATGATCTTTCTATGATCAGGAACCAATTATCCTCTGACTATTCTTTGGAGATTCCTTTGTCAATGACTGCTTATGATGGTAAGAAGAATATATTCAGTGCAGTGGAATTGCCAACTGAATCATCGTTCAAAGTGGAGGTTTCTAAAAGTGAAGGTACAATGGCACGTTCTTACATAATTACCTTAAAGCTTGTAAATGAGCTCAGGCTGTCCAAGTTGTCCGATTACTTAAGTGGATCCATCGCGTCGATCCCTCGTGACATACTGCAAGGGATGGATTTGGTAATGAAGGAGAATCCGACTAGGAATATGATTTCAGTTGGGAGGAATTTTTATCCCACTGAACATGATACTCGAGATGACCTTGGACGTGGAATTGCTGCATTTCGAGGCTTCCAGCATAGCCTAAAGCCCACCTGCCAAGGTTTGGCCTTGTGTCTGGACTACTCGGTTCTGGCATTTCGTAAGCGTATGCCAGTTATAGATTTTCTCAATGAGCATATAAGAGGTTTTGATATAAACGATTTTTTGAAGTTTAGGAGAGAAGTTGAAAAAGTGTTGAGGGGTCTTAAAGTTTATGTGACTCATCGTAGAATCAAACAAAAGTATACCATAAGTGGTTTGACCAAAGACATCACAAGAGATTGTGAATTTGATGTTCAAGACCCAGATGGTAGGAAGCCACCAGAGATAATTCGACTTGTTGATTATTTCAGGGATAGATATAACAAGGATATTGAATACAAAGGCATTCCCTGCTTGGATTTAGGAAAAAAGCGTTATGTACCAATGGAGTTGTGTGAACTTGCTGAGGGTCAAAGGTATCAGAAGGAGCATTTGGATCGAAATGCAGCCATCATGTTGAAAAACATTTCATTGCCTTCGCCAAGGGATAGAGCGAACATGATCTGCAACATGGTACGGTCGGAAATTGGACCTTGCGG TAGTGATACCACTCgaaattttggttttgaagTCAACATGAATATGACATCAGTAACAGGGCGCATAATTAAGCCGCCTGAATTGAAGCTAGGTTCTCGTAATGGCGAGATGACAATAACAGTTGACAATGAGAAATGTCAGTGGAACCTCGTCGGAAAGTCAGTAGTGGAAGGAAAACCGATTCGGAGGTGGGCTATACTAGACTTTAGCAGCAATTCTGATCCACGATCCAAACTATACCCTGCTCAATTTGTTCCAAAATTTATCAATCGCTGCAAAAGCTTGGGTATTGAAATGGAGGAGCCTCTCTTTTATAAACCCACCTCAATGAATAATTTCTCTAATCTTAATTCGCTTCGTAAGCTTCTTGAAAGCACCTATGAACAGGCTTGTAAGATGAAAAATGGTGATTTACAAGTTCTTCTTTGTGTAATGTCTGAAGAACATCGCGGTTACAATTATCTCAAGTGGATCTCTGAAACCAAGATTGGTATTATGACACAATGTTGTTTGTCTAGCCCTGCAAACAAGGCAAATGATCAGTATTTAGCCAATCTGGGTATCAAGATCAATGCCAAGCTTGGAGGTAGCAATGTGGAGTTAAGTGAGAGTCTTCCCCTCCTCGAGGGTGCTGGCCATACCATGTTTCTGGGCGCTGATGTCAATCATCCTGGTTCTCGGACCCCAACTATCCCATCAATAGCAGCTGTTGTTGGCTCTATGAAATGGCCTGCTGCAAATCGTTATGCTGCAAGAATTGGACCCCAAGACAACAGATGTGAGAAGATTCTGCATTTTGGGGATATGTGTTGGGAGCTTGTTGAAACTTATGAGCAACAAAATAAAGTCAAGCCAGAAAAGATTATTGTCTTTCGAGATGGAGTTAGTGAGGGCCAATTTGATATGGTTCTCAATGAAGAGTTGCAGGACCTGAAGAGGGTATTTCGAACTAGAGGCGGCTACTGTCCTAGCATAACACTTATTGTTGCTCAGAAGCGACATCAAACTCGATTGTTTCCAAGAAGTAGACAGGATGGAAGTTCCACCGGCAACGTGTCCCCAGGAACAGTTGTGGACACAACAATTGTGGACCCATTTGGGTATGACTTCTATCTTTGCAGTCACCATGGGGGCCTTGGTACAAGCAAGCCTACTCACTACCGCGTACTCTGGGATGATCACAAGTTTACTTCTGATCAGCTGCAAAAACTCATCTATGATAGGTGCTTCACTATGGCTCGTTGCACGAAACCTGTGTCTTTGGTCCCACCGGTATACTATGCTGATCTTGCTGCTTATAGAGGGCGACTCTATCATGAAGCGGCGATGATGGAAGGACAGTCTCCAACAGCAGCAGCTTCAATGGGCGTCTTCAAATTGCATCCTCGCCTGGAAAATGAAATGTTTTTCATTTGA